In one Ictalurus furcatus strain D&B chromosome 10, Billie_1.0, whole genome shotgun sequence genomic region, the following are encoded:
- the abhd8b gene encoding protein ABHD8 has product MLSGFINGILCCLSGKSANIVVPIKTSEPADHFEFVEVKPGRVMRICHIRPQRAVIEEPDTGEVGNVSCKRKITVYHSGQLFIENTSEATHPELVRCQNGESAVEVDVVDSNNTVSGQAVESSIAVAHERPQRIWCKPKRTVMIDCERKITRCKETHPDVALFFIHGVGGSLDIWESQLDYFSQLGYEVIAPDLAGHGGSSAPQITAAYTFYALADDVRIIFMRYAKRRNILIGHSYGVSFCTFLAHEYPEQVHKVVMINGGGPTALEPSLCSVFNLPTCVLHWLSPCLSWSFLMAGFAHQGQREKKLLKEKNAFNVSSFVLRSMMNGQYWPEGDEVYHAELTAPILLVHGVYDRFVSIQEDQRMAEILLLGFLKVIEEGSHMVMMECPDTVNTLLHEFFLWQPASKPKQETALLPNASKTSASKETARLTAAPKTANLEQDSIRLITHPQTTKCA; this is encoded by the exons ATGCTGAGCGGCTTCATAAATGGAATTCTCTGTTGTTTATCGGGGAAGTCTGCAAACATCGTGGTCCCTATTAAAACATCTGAGCCTGCAGACCATTTCGAGTTTGTGGAGGTAAAGCCTGGCAGAGTGATGCGTATTTGTCATATTAGACCTCAGCGAGCTGTGATAGAGGAACCAGACACAGGGGAGGTGGGTAATGTGAGCTGTAAGAGGAAAATCACAGTGTATCACAGCGGACAGTTGTTCATTGAGAACACGAGTGAAGCGACTCACCCAGAGCTGGTGCGCTGCCAAAACGGCGAGAGTGCTGTGGAGGTGGATGTTGTGGACAGTAACAACACAGTCTCAGGACAGGCTGTCGAGTCCAGCATAGCAGTAGCACATGAGAGGCCACAGCGTATATGGTGCAAGCCTAAGCGTACCGTGATGATCGACTGTGAACGCAAGATTACCCGGTGCAAAGAGACACACCCTGACGTGGCACTGTTCTTCATTCATGGAGTAGGAGGCTCTTTGGATATATGGGAGAGCCAGCTGGACTATTTCTCTCAGCTCGGTTATGAGGTGATCGCACCAGACCTAGCTGGCCATGGAGGCAGCTCTGCACCTCAAATCACAGCTGCCTACACATTTTACGCCCTTGCTGATGACGTAAGAATCATATTCATGAGATATGCAAAACGGCGGAATATTCTCATTGGGCATTCATATGG TGTGTCTTTCTGCACCTTTCTGGCCCATGAGTATCCAGAACAAGTTCACAAAGTGGTGATGATTAATGGTGGTGGGCCTACAGCCCTGGAACCCAGCCTCTGTTCAGTCTTCAATCTGCCAACGTGTGTACTCCACTGGTTGTCGCCGTGCCTATCATGGAGCTTCCTCAT GGCTGGTTTTGCTCATCAGGGCCAGAGGGAAAAGAAACTTCTGAAGGAGAAAAACGCCTTCAATGTGTCATCTTTTGTGCTGCGGTCGATGATGAATGGGCAGTACTGGCCAGAGGGGGATGAGGTGTACCATGCCGAACTCACCGCACCAATCCTCCTGGTACACGGCGTGTATGACAGGTTTGTGTCAATACAAGAGGACCAGCGCATGGCAGAG ATACTACTTCTGGGCTTCCTGAAAGTCATAGAAGAGGGAAGCCACATGGTGATGATGGAGTGCCCTGATacagtcaatactttgttgCATGAATTTTTCCTTTGGCAGCCAGCCTCCAAACCCAAACAAGAAACAGCACTTCTACCAAACGCTAGCAAAACCAGCGCCTCCAAAGAAACAGCAAGGCTGACAGCTGCACCCAAGACTGCAAACCTAGAGCAAGACTCAATAAGGCTAATAACTCACCCACAGACCACAAAATGTGCATAA